In Brevibacterium zhoupengii, the following are encoded in one genomic region:
- a CDS encoding glycine--tRNA ligase, with translation MAQSKLDAVIALAKRRGFVFQAGEIYGGSRSAWDYGPLGVELKDNIKAQWWQTFVRGREDVVGLDSSVILPKRVWEASGHVATFVDPLVECLSCHKRHREDHLVEAYEAKHSKAPENGMADIVCPDCGNRGQWTEPQEFSGLVKTFLGPVESEAGLNYLRPETAQGIFVNFNNVVTAARKKPPFGIGQIGKAFRNEITPGNFIFRTREFEQMELEYFVRPDEADDYYREWVEACWNWFLDLGISEDNVRRLDVPEDDRAHYSSGTIDVEYRFGFQGSEWGELMGVANRTDYDLGTHTEASGAKLQYFDQASGERFTPYVIEPSFGLTRSMMAFLIDAYTEDEAPNTKGGVDKRIVLKFDPRLAPVKAAVLPLSRNEKLSPQAKELAARLRKRWNIDFDDAGAIGRRYRRQDEVGTPLCITFDFDSLDDNAVTIRKRDDMSQERVSIDQVENYLAEHLGV, from the coding sequence GTGGCACAGTCCAAGTTGGATGCCGTCATCGCCCTGGCCAAACGCAGAGGATTCGTCTTCCAAGCCGGAGAGATCTATGGCGGTTCCCGTTCGGCCTGGGACTACGGGCCGTTGGGTGTTGAGCTCAAGGACAACATCAAGGCCCAGTGGTGGCAGACCTTCGTCCGCGGACGCGAAGACGTCGTCGGACTCGACTCCTCGGTCATCCTGCCCAAACGGGTCTGGGAGGCCTCGGGCCACGTGGCTACCTTCGTCGACCCGCTCGTCGAATGCCTCAGCTGCCACAAGCGCCACCGTGAGGACCACCTCGTCGAAGCCTACGAGGCCAAGCACTCCAAGGCACCCGAGAACGGCATGGCCGACATTGTCTGCCCCGACTGCGGAAACCGCGGTCAGTGGACCGAGCCGCAGGAGTTCTCCGGGCTGGTCAAGACCTTCCTGGGTCCGGTGGAGTCGGAGGCGGGTCTGAACTACCTGCGCCCCGAGACCGCCCAGGGAATCTTCGTCAACTTCAACAACGTCGTGACCGCTGCACGGAAGAAGCCGCCGTTCGGCATCGGCCAGATCGGCAAGGCCTTCCGCAACGAGATCACTCCCGGAAACTTCATCTTCCGCACCCGTGAGTTCGAGCAGATGGAGCTCGAGTACTTCGTTCGACCCGACGAGGCCGACGACTACTACCGCGAATGGGTCGAGGCCTGCTGGAACTGGTTCCTCGACCTCGGCATCTCCGAGGACAACGTGCGCCGCCTCGACGTCCCCGAAGACGACCGGGCACACTACTCGTCGGGCACGATCGACGTCGAGTACCGCTTCGGCTTCCAGGGCTCCGAATGGGGCGAGCTCATGGGCGTGGCCAACCGCACCGACTACGACCTCGGCACCCACACCGAGGCCTCCGGTGCGAAGCTGCAGTACTTCGACCAGGCCAGCGGTGAACGCTTCACCCCCTATGTCATCGAACCGTCCTTCGGACTCACCCGCTCGATGATGGCCTTCCTCATCGATGCCTACACCGAGGACGAGGCACCGAACACCAAGGGCGGCGTCGACAAGCGCATCGTGCTCAAGTTCGATCCGCGTCTGGCTCCGGTCAAGGCTGCTGTCCTGCCGCTGAGCCGCAACGAGAAGCTGTCCCCGCAGGCCAAGGAGCTCGCAGCTCGTCTGCGCAAGCGCTGGAACATCGACTTCGATGATGCCGGTGCGATCGGACGTCGCTACCGTCGTCAGGACGAGGTCGGCACTCCGCTGTGCATCACGTTCGACTTCGACTCACTCGACGACAATGCGGTCACGATCCGCAAGCGTGACGACATGAGCCAGGAGCGCGTGAGCATCGATCAGGTGGAGAACTACCTGGCCGAGCACCTCGGCGTCTGA
- a CDS encoding DEAD/DEAH box helicase, with amino-acid sequence MTDVSSSDDPTTPKFSELGLHPLVLQAVQAQGYETPTPIQAETIPALVEGRDVIGLAQTGTGKTAAFALPALSDLAEAGRANDGPFALVLTPTRELAIQVAEAFTSYATNLDDFSVLPIYGGQAYGPQLSGLKRGAQVVVGTPGRVIDHLKKGSLKLGSLRHLILDEADEMLKMGFAEDIEEIFSQSGDSRQVALFSATMPTSIHRLTGKYLNNPKEVRVASKSQTGSNIRQRYHMVQHSHKLDALTRILEVEEYEGIIMFVRTKQATEELAEKLRARGFKASAINGDIPQQARERTIDMLRNGKVDILVATDVAARGLDVERITLVVNFDIPHDTESYVHRIGRTGRAGRSGEAILFITPREQRLLGSIERATKQKVEQLKMPSVEELTNTRVEKFTKRIDDVLATTELTELATVIEQYELSRNVPATDIAAALASLVLESNTLKADPMPEPSRGKPARDRDSGGRDGKPGRERSSRPRDENMTTYRLAIGRNERLQPGAVVGAIANEGGLTSKEIGHIDIRSNHTLVDLPKDLDSSVMRKLSNTQIQGRPIDIRPDSGRPARPFKKRNFDKQPGDSRNFRNDRRGGAKKFSNDRFGGERSHDRY; translated from the coding sequence ATGACCGATGTGTCCTCATCCGACGATCCGACAACACCGAAGTTCTCCGAGTTGGGTCTCCACCCGCTCGTCCTCCAGGCAGTTCAGGCTCAGGGCTACGAAACCCCGACCCCGATCCAGGCCGAAACGATTCCCGCACTGGTCGAAGGCCGCGACGTCATCGGACTCGCCCAGACCGGTACCGGCAAGACCGCCGCTTTCGCTCTGCCGGCACTGTCCGACCTCGCTGAGGCGGGTCGCGCCAATGACGGCCCCTTCGCTCTCGTACTGACCCCCACCCGTGAGCTTGCAATCCAGGTCGCCGAGGCGTTCACCTCCTATGCGACGAACCTCGACGACTTCTCCGTCCTCCCCATCTACGGCGGCCAGGCCTACGGCCCGCAGCTGTCCGGGCTCAAGCGCGGCGCTCAGGTTGTCGTGGGAACGCCCGGTCGTGTCATCGACCACCTCAAGAAGGGCTCCCTCAAGCTCGGCAGCCTCCGTCACCTCATCCTCGATGAGGCCGACGAGATGCTCAAGATGGGCTTCGCCGAAGACATCGAAGAGATCTTCAGCCAGTCCGGCGACTCACGTCAGGTGGCACTGTTCTCCGCCACCATGCCGACGTCAATCCACCGCCTGACCGGCAAGTACCTCAACAACCCCAAAGAGGTGCGGGTCGCGTCGAAGTCGCAGACCGGATCGAACATCCGTCAGCGCTACCACATGGTCCAGCACTCCCATAAGCTCGACGCCCTGACCCGGATCCTCGAGGTCGAGGAGTACGAGGGCATCATCATGTTCGTCCGCACCAAGCAGGCCACGGAGGAGCTCGCGGAGAAGCTGCGTGCCCGCGGCTTCAAGGCCTCGGCGATCAACGGCGACATTCCCCAGCAGGCTCGTGAGCGCACGATCGACATGCTGCGCAACGGCAAGGTCGACATCCTCGTCGCCACCGACGTCGCAGCCCGCGGCCTCGACGTCGAGCGCATCACCCTGGTCGTCAACTTCGACATTCCTCACGACACCGAGTCCTACGTCCACCGCATCGGCCGCACCGGCCGCGCCGGACGCTCGGGTGAGGCCATTCTCTTCATCACCCCGCGTGAGCAGCGTCTGCTCGGTTCCATCGAGCGCGCAACGAAGCAGAAGGTCGAACAGCTGAAGATGCCCAGCGTCGAAGAGCTGACGAACACCCGTGTGGAGAAGTTCACGAAGCGCATCGACGATGTGCTCGCCACGACCGAGCTGACCGAGCTCGCGACCGTCATCGAACAGTACGAGCTCTCCCGCAACGTGCCTGCGACCGACATCGCCGCAGCGCTGGCGTCGCTGGTGCTCGAGTCGAACACCCTCAAGGCCGATCCCATGCCGGAGCCTTCGCGCGGCAAGCCAGCCCGTGACCGTGACAGCGGCGGACGCGACGGTAAGCCCGGCCGTGAACGTTCATCCCGTCCGCGTGATGAGAACATGACCACCTACCGTCTGGCCATCGGACGCAATGAGCGTCTGCAGCCCGGTGCGGTCGTCGGCGCCATCGCCAACGAGGGTGGTCTCACTTCGAAGGAGATCGGCCACATCGACATCCGGTCGAACCACACCCTTGTCGATCTGCCCAAGGATCTCGATTCTTCGGTCATGCGCAAGCTCTCCAACACCCAGATCCAGGGCCGCCCGATCGACATCCGTCCGGATTCGGGCCGTCCGGCTCGTCCGTTCAAGAAGCGCAACTTCGACAAGCAGCCCGGCGACAGCCGCAACTTCCGCAATGATCGCCGCGGAGGCGCCAAGAAGTTCAGCAATGACCGCTTCGGCGGCGAACGCTCACACGACCGCTACTGA
- a CDS encoding isoprenyl transferase, protein MSYPAPPPHPSGARPPRIESKFVPNHVAVVMDGNGRWANDRGLPRTEGHKAGEASLLEVIHGAIEMGVDYLSAYAFSTENWKRSPDEVRFLMGFNRDVIRRRRDELNALGVRIVWAGRRGRLWRSVIDELETAAEMTKHNTGLVLQFCVNYGGRSEIVDAVNQITAEVAAGKLKPGKVSEKTVRSRLYAAEVPDVDLFLRSSGEQRTSNFLLWQSAYAEMVFQDVLWPDVDRRTLWSAIEEYARRDRRFGGAVDRSGS, encoded by the coding sequence ATGAGCTATCCCGCACCACCTCCGCACCCCAGCGGAGCCCGACCCCCGCGCATCGAGTCGAAATTCGTCCCGAATCACGTGGCCGTGGTCATGGACGGCAACGGCCGCTGGGCCAACGACCGTGGTCTGCCGCGCACTGAAGGACACAAGGCAGGAGAGGCCTCACTCCTCGAAGTCATCCACGGGGCCATCGAGATGGGTGTCGACTACCTGTCCGCCTATGCCTTCTCCACCGAGAACTGGAAACGGTCGCCCGACGAGGTTCGATTCCTTATGGGCTTCAACCGTGATGTCATCCGCCGACGCCGCGATGAGCTCAACGCTTTGGGTGTGCGCATCGTCTGGGCGGGGCGTCGTGGTCGCCTGTGGCGCTCGGTCATCGACGAACTCGAGACCGCGGCGGAGATGACCAAGCACAACACCGGACTGGTCCTCCAGTTCTGCGTCAACTACGGGGGACGCTCGGAGATCGTCGACGCAGTCAACCAGATCACCGCCGAGGTGGCCGCCGGGAAGCTGAAACCGGGCAAGGTCAGCGAGAAGACCGTTCGCTCCCGTCTCTACGCGGCCGAGGTCCCCGACGTGGACCTGTTCCTGCGCTCATCGGGGGAGCAGCGGACCTCAAACTTCCTGCTGTGGCAGTCCGCGTACGCCGAGATGGTCTTCCAAGACGTGCTCTGGCCCGACGTCGACCGTCGCACCCTGTGGTCGGCGATCGAAGAATACGCACGCCGTGATCGTCGCTTCGGCGGCGCCGTGGACCGCTCAGGTTCCTAG
- the recO gene encoding DNA repair protein RecO — protein MHNYRDEGIVLQGHKLGEADRIVTVLTRSHGLIRAVAKGIRRTKSRFGSRLEPFMLVDVQCHVGRSLDIVTQVELIEPFARGIGADYDAYSAASVMAETAARITEVEPQSRTHFLLLVSAIRSLCNGEHPPRLALDAYLLRAMSVAGWAPSLLDCAQCGSPGPHRAFSASLGGAVCTTCRPSGAALPDTDALEHMAALLSGDWERAESSDLHDQIDGSKLVSDWVSWHLERNIRSLRVLESR, from the coding sequence GTGCACAACTATCGTGATGAAGGCATCGTGCTCCAAGGGCACAAACTCGGCGAAGCCGACCGCATCGTCACTGTTCTCACCCGCAGCCACGGGCTGATCCGAGCAGTTGCGAAGGGCATTCGCCGCACCAAGTCACGCTTCGGTTCCCGACTCGAGCCCTTCATGCTCGTCGATGTGCAGTGCCACGTCGGCCGCAGCCTCGACATCGTCACCCAGGTCGAACTCATCGAACCCTTTGCCCGTGGCATCGGCGCCGACTATGACGCGTACTCCGCCGCCAGCGTGATGGCGGAGACCGCCGCCCGGATCACCGAGGTCGAACCCCAGTCGCGCACCCATTTCCTGCTCCTCGTCTCGGCCATCCGGTCCCTGTGCAACGGCGAGCACCCGCCGAGGTTGGCCCTCGACGCGTATCTGCTCCGGGCCATGTCCGTGGCCGGCTGGGCGCCGAGTCTGCTCGACTGCGCACAGTGCGGCAGTCCTGGACCCCACCGTGCGTTCTCGGCCTCCCTGGGCGGTGCCGTGTGCACCACCTGTCGCCCCAGCGGCGCAGCCCTGCCCGACACCGACGCACTCGAACATATGGCGGCGCTGCTCTCCGGTGACTGGGAGCGCGCGGAGTCTTCGGACCTCCACGACCAGATCGACGGTTCCAAACTCGTCTCGGACTGGGTGTCGTGGCATCTGGAGCGCAATATCCGATCACTGAGAGTTCTGGAGAGCAGATGA
- the leuA gene encoding 2-isopropylmalate synthase — translation MKLQKPTPMPFSKYKSFQDRIALDMRDRTWPDQLIRKAPRWLSTDLRDGNQALIDPMTPDRKRKMFDLLVKLGFKEIEVGFPAASQVDFDFVREIIEQDAIPDDVRISVLTQAREDLIERTVESLVGAKKPTVHLYNATAPVFRKVVFGFDGEGFDQTREIATRGTQAVMKHAESLLGDADFGYQYSPEIFVDTEPEFALDIVGSVLDMWQPATDRETVVNLPATVERGTPNTYADQIEWFCRNMPYRDEVAVSLHPHNDRGTGVAAAEMGIMAGADRIEGCLFGNGERTGNLDLVTVALNLYTQGVDPELDFSDIDEVIHTVTECNQIGVHERHPYGGDLVFTSFSGSHQDAINKAFADREKRANEQGVPVDLMEWDMPYLPVDPKDLGRSYEAIIRVNSQSGKGGVTYLLKSEYGLDLPRRMQVEFSRAVQAHTEGGGEVSAEEIRRIFNHEYLPSDDPDNAWGRFQIVGLRTDSGTVDDSGSAERVEADLIVDGQERTYEGHGKGPIDALVKILIENFDVDLRLQDYTEHAIGSGADTMAAAYVELAVEDRVVWGAGLHPNITKASLKAVVSAVNRAARDRDGER, via the coding sequence ATGAAACTGCAGAAGCCCACTCCCATGCCGTTCAGCAAATACAAGTCCTTTCAGGACCGCATCGCTCTGGATATGCGCGACCGCACCTGGCCAGACCAGCTGATTCGCAAGGCTCCGCGCTGGCTGAGCACCGACCTGCGTGACGGCAACCAGGCCCTCATCGATCCGATGACACCCGATCGCAAGCGCAAGATGTTCGACCTCCTCGTCAAGCTGGGCTTCAAGGAGATCGAGGTCGGTTTCCCCGCTGCCAGCCAGGTCGACTTCGACTTCGTCCGCGAGATCATCGAACAGGACGCGATCCCCGACGATGTGCGCATCTCCGTGCTCACCCAGGCACGTGAGGATCTCATCGAGCGGACAGTGGAGTCCCTTGTCGGTGCCAAGAAGCCGACAGTCCACCTCTACAACGCCACCGCGCCGGTCTTCCGCAAGGTCGTGTTCGGCTTCGACGGTGAGGGCTTCGACCAGACTCGCGAAATCGCCACCCGCGGCACTCAGGCGGTCATGAAGCACGCCGAGTCACTCCTGGGCGACGCGGACTTCGGCTACCAGTACTCCCCGGAGATCTTCGTCGACACCGAACCCGAATTCGCTCTCGACATCGTCGGCAGCGTCCTCGACATGTGGCAGCCGGCCACCGATCGCGAAACGGTCGTCAACCTGCCTGCCACCGTCGAGCGCGGCACCCCGAACACTTATGCTGACCAGATCGAATGGTTCTGCCGCAACATGCCCTACCGCGATGAGGTAGCCGTGTCCCTGCACCCTCACAACGACCGTGGAACCGGAGTGGCTGCTGCAGAGATGGGCATCATGGCCGGTGCCGACAGGATCGAAGGCTGCCTCTTCGGCAACGGCGAACGCACCGGCAACCTCGACCTGGTCACCGTGGCACTCAACCTCTACACGCAGGGCGTCGACCCCGAACTGGACTTCTCCGACATCGACGAGGTCATCCACACCGTTACCGAGTGCAACCAGATCGGCGTCCACGAGCGCCATCCATACGGCGGCGACCTCGTCTTCACCTCGTTCTCCGGCTCGCACCAGGACGCCATCAACAAGGCGTTCGCCGACCGTGAGAAGAGGGCCAACGAGCAGGGCGTGCCAGTGGACCTGATGGAATGGGACATGCCCTACCTGCCGGTCGACCCGAAGGATCTGGGGCGCTCGTACGAGGCGATCATCCGCGTGAACTCGCAGTCCGGCAAAGGCGGAGTCACCTACCTGCTCAAGAGCGAGTACGGCTTGGATCTGCCGCGCCGCATGCAGGTCGAATTCTCCCGAGCCGTCCAGGCACACACCGAAGGCGGGGGAGAGGTCTCGGCTGAAGAGATCCGCCGCATCTTCAACCACGAATACCTGCCCAGCGATGATCCGGACAACGCCTGGGGCCGCTTCCAGATCGTGGGCCTGCGCACTGACTCCGGTACGGTCGACGATTCCGGCTCTGCCGAGCGCGTCGAGGCCGACCTCATCGTCGACGGTCAGGAACGCACCTACGAAGGACACGGCAAGGGTCCGATCGATGCGCTCGTGAAGATCCTCATCGAGAACTTCGACGTTGATCTCCGGCTCCAGGACTACACCGAGCACGCCATCGGATCGGGTGCCGACACCATGGCTGCAGCCTACGTCGAACTCGCTGTCGAGGACCGTGTGGTCTGGGGTGCCGGACTGCACCCCAACATCACCAAGGCCTCGCTCAAGGCCGTCGTCTCGGCGGTCAACCGAGCAGCCCGCGACCGTGACGGAGAGCGCTGA
- a CDS encoding DUF6636 domain-containing protein, with amino-acid sequence MSIPPVPNHPPRPGRRKPAEESPDSITTQLFIGQDKSPAADGSTQALSSEELARLRSMVSSDGAEATEVLSLDELRQLAAAENDESTGSDPAPRKVRSEDIAEAQAASAPKQWNPQGASAPNSPQPEQWGSDFGAPGPPAGPPAGPPPQQPTPPPHPNEYPGSESHVPNGASAHAPHAAAAYAGSGGPGPASGGYGPGGPGGYGPGGPGGPGGYGPGGPGGPGGPHRRDSETRKVPGWLWALAAIALILALGIVGYIAWDATQSKDDEATGASSQGPSDGAGSETEDPGASTPPVAAESFKSPSGNISCTIDSDRSRCVITSFDYKAPEKPDDCQLENWGAVVVANSEGAGFSCVEAPENSGPARVLGYGESITAEGMTCTSTREGMTCKSDESGVGFNMRRASVDFLD; translated from the coding sequence ATGAGCATTCCACCTGTGCCGAACCACCCTCCGCGCCCCGGGCGTCGGAAGCCGGCCGAGGAGTCTCCAGATTCGATCACGACGCAGTTGTTCATCGGTCAGGACAAGTCCCCGGCTGCTGATGGTTCGACCCAAGCACTCAGCTCCGAGGAGCTGGCCAGACTCCGGTCCATGGTGTCCTCCGACGGCGCCGAGGCCACCGAGGTCCTCAGCCTCGACGAGCTGCGCCAGCTGGCTGCAGCTGAAAACGACGAATCCACCGGCAGCGATCCGGCACCTCGAAAGGTGAGGTCCGAGGACATCGCCGAAGCACAAGCCGCCTCAGCACCGAAACAGTGGAACCCGCAGGGCGCCTCGGCCCCCAACTCGCCGCAGCCAGAGCAGTGGGGATCAGACTTCGGCGCGCCTGGCCCTCCTGCCGGCCCTCCGGCCGGACCCCCGCCACAGCAGCCCACCCCTCCACCGCATCCCAACGAATACCCCGGAAGTGAGTCGCACGTGCCCAACGGCGCATCAGCCCATGCCCCACATGCCGCAGCCGCCTACGCGGGATCCGGCGGTCCCGGTCCCGCAAGCGGAGGCTATGGCCCCGGCGGTCCAGGTGGATATGGGCCCGGCGGACCCGGGGGACCCGGTGGATACGGCCCCGGTGGACCGGGCGGTCCGGGAGGCCCTCATCGACGAGACTCCGAGACCAGAAAGGTCCCGGGTTGGCTCTGGGCGCTGGCCGCGATCGCTCTGATCCTCGCACTCGGCATCGTCGGATACATTGCCTGGGACGCAACACAGAGCAAGGACGACGAGGCCACAGGCGCGTCCTCACAAGGACCGTCTGACGGTGCAGGCTCCGAGACAGAAGACCCGGGAGCTTCGACGCCACCGGTCGCAGCAGAGTCGTTCAAGTCACCCTCTGGCAACATCTCCTGCACGATCGATTCAGACCGCAGCCGGTGCGTCATCACGTCCTTCGACTACAAGGCTCCGGAGAAACCCGATGACTGCCAACTGGAGAACTGGGGTGCCGTCGTCGTGGCCAACTCCGAGGGCGCGGGCTTCTCCTGCGTTGAGGCCCCTGAGAATTCCGGCCCCGCTCGGGTGCTCGGCTACGGCGAATCGATCACCGCTGAGGGAATGACCTGCACCTCCACCCGAGAGGGCATGACATGCAAGTCTGATGAGTCCGGCGTCGGCTTCAACATGCGACGAGCCTCGGTCGACTTCCTCGACTAG
- a CDS encoding L,D-transpeptidase family protein — protein sequence MFSGGTRTGTSLTVAVLALTLSSCGTPTDSDDDDDSAVTSGMVAAPAQQNSLGDFAAPAQMTPPGAAPTEVTGPAHSVPVPGLGPKTAAQIPAETSQVLVASGSDANSDSGQLIFYAFDDGAWKKRKTFDIHNGKKGWLADRREGDKTSPIGVFTLSDAGGYKKDPGTQLPYTQDDRLPSSATVAYGSEYDRVFDYIIAIDYNRVPGTPPTDRTRPLGWDKGGGIWLHLDHDSGTNGCVTLKEKDLKWILETIDPDAHPRIAMGPVSQLQK from the coding sequence ATGTTCAGTGGTGGAACCCGGACCGGGACCAGCCTGACGGTCGCTGTTCTGGCTCTGACGCTGTCGTCGTGCGGGACACCGACCGACAGCGATGACGATGACGACTCAGCCGTTACCTCCGGTATGGTCGCGGCCCCCGCGCAACAGAACAGCCTCGGTGATTTCGCCGCCCCTGCTCAGATGACCCCACCCGGAGCAGCACCCACAGAAGTTACCGGGCCTGCCCACTCGGTGCCGGTCCCCGGACTCGGACCGAAGACGGCAGCGCAGATCCCCGCCGAGACCTCACAGGTCCTTGTCGCCAGCGGCTCGGATGCGAACTCCGATTCCGGTCAGCTGATCTTCTACGCCTTCGACGACGGCGCCTGGAAGAAGCGCAAGACCTTCGACATCCACAACGGGAAGAAGGGGTGGTTGGCCGATCGGCGGGAAGGCGACAAGACCTCACCGATCGGAGTCTTCACTCTCAGCGATGCCGGCGGGTACAAGAAGGATCCGGGAACTCAGCTTCCCTACACCCAAGATGATCGACTCCCCTCATCGGCGACTGTCGCCTACGGGTCCGAGTACGATCGGGTCTTCGACTACATCATCGCCATCGACTACAACCGCGTCCCGGGGACACCGCCCACCGATCGGACTCGCCCCCTGGGATGGGACAAGGGCGGTGGGATCTGGTTGCACCTCGACCATGATTCGGGGACCAACGGCTGTGTGACCCTCAAGGAGAAGGACCTCAAGTGGATCCTTGAGACCATCGACCCCGATGCCCACCCGCGCATCGCCATGGGACCTGTGTCCCAGCTGCAGAAGTAG
- a CDS encoding Rossmann-fold NAD(P)-binding domain-containing protein, with translation MHILIFGASGHVGTGLAQHLSADHHVTGIVRAQPEAKTPYTPVVVPEWVERPQAVIDELGRVAAPPVDAVIAAVGGWYVDISMIARGIDSFDADYGSYLRGHFAACAVSEALAEAGGSDRIRHLTLNGVASVEPCAGSGAISVFGAAQEMLLKVAAEETDSVHYRELKVMAPIAGDGRNDLSGGVETIGLTTVAEAVIDIVSRPEDHELSTQLNV, from the coding sequence ATGCACATCCTCATCTTCGGAGCCTCGGGCCATGTCGGCACGGGACTTGCTCAGCATCTGTCTGCCGACCATCACGTCACCGGAATCGTTCGCGCACAGCCGGAGGCAAAGACTCCGTACACTCCGGTCGTCGTGCCCGAATGGGTGGAGCGACCGCAAGCTGTCATCGACGAACTCGGTCGAGTGGCCGCACCGCCGGTCGACGCTGTCATCGCTGCGGTCGGAGGCTGGTATGTCGACATCTCGATGATTGCTCGCGGTATCGACTCCTTCGACGCGGACTACGGTTCATATCTGCGTGGTCACTTCGCGGCCTGTGCCGTGTCGGAGGCGCTCGCCGAGGCGGGTGGCAGTGATCGAATCCGCCACCTGACTCTCAACGGCGTGGCCAGTGTCGAACCCTGTGCCGGATCTGGAGCCATCAGCGTCTTCGGCGCAGCCCAGGAGATGCTGCTCAAAGTCGCCGCGGAAGAAACGGACTCGGTGCATTATCGCGAACTCAAGGTCATGGCGCCCATCGCCGGCGACGGGCGCAACGACCTCAGCGGGGGAGTGGAGACCATCGGACTGACGACCGTCGCCGAGGCTGTCATCGACATCGTGTCCCGACCCGAAGATCACGAGCTGAGCACACAGCTCAACGTGTAG
- a CDS encoding DUF817 domain-containing protein, with the protein MADQHELTRRERVLDDLANRHLGRIPAGLREFIVFGIKQAWACLFGALMLLAIIATAWWYPDDASLARNDLLVIVAVLIQALMLIFRLETGRELWVIVLFHIVGTGMEIFKTSVGSWNYAEGGVLHIGAVPLFTGFMYAAVGSYIVRVYRLFDLRFSHYPPRWITAVIAAAIYINFFTHHFMVDVRLVLVLAVAVVFFRCSMHFHVHRLTLRMPVLLAFVLVAFFIWIAENIGTATGAWLYPSQVDGWELVPVTKLVAWFLLMMISVVLVTFVYPPKPPDEVSSPDNLS; encoded by the coding sequence ATGGCAGATCAGCACGAGCTCACTCGTCGTGAACGCGTCCTCGACGATCTGGCCAATCGGCATCTGGGTCGGATCCCCGCCGGTCTGAGAGAGTTCATCGTCTTCGGGATCAAACAGGCGTGGGCGTGCCTGTTCGGAGCTCTCATGCTGCTGGCCATCATCGCCACAGCGTGGTGGTACCCGGACGACGCGAGCCTGGCCCGCAATGATCTCCTCGTCATCGTGGCTGTCCTCATCCAAGCCCTCATGCTCATCTTCCGTTTGGAGACCGGGCGGGAGCTCTGGGTCATCGTGCTCTTCCACATCGTGGGCACGGGCATGGAGATCTTCAAGACTTCGGTGGGTTCGTGGAACTACGCGGAAGGCGGTGTCCTCCACATCGGAGCGGTCCCCCTGTTCACCGGGTTCATGTATGCCGCCGTCGGCTCGTACATCGTGCGCGTCTACCGACTCTTCGATCTGCGCTTCAGCCACTACCCGCCGAGATGGATCACCGCAGTCATCGCCGCAGCGATCTACATCAACTTCTTCACCCACCACTTTATGGTCGATGTGCGGCTGGTCCTCGTCCTGGCTGTGGCCGTGGTCTTCTTCCGCTGCAGCATGCATTTCCATGTGCACCGACTCACGCTGCGCATGCCGGTGCTTCTCGCTTTCGTGCTGGTGGCGTTCTTCATCTGGATCGCTGAGAACATCGGCACCGCCACTGGTGCATGGCTCTACCCTTCACAAGTCGACGGCTGGGAACTTGTGCCGGTGACCAAGCTCGTCGCGTGGTTCCTGCTGATGATGATCTCCGTCGTTCTCGTCACATTCGTCTACCCGCCCAAACCCCCGGATGAGGTCAGTTCACCTGATAATCTGAGCTGA